A DNA window from Streptomyces parvus contains the following coding sequences:
- a CDS encoding ribonuclease HII, producing the protein MPYEAPTHTVERSIRATTGARTVAGVDEVGRGAWAGPVTVCAAITGLRRPPEGLTDSKLLTPRRRAELDPVLRSWVTAYALGDASPQEIDDLGMTAALRLAAVRALEGLPVRPDAVILDGKHDYLGVPWKVRTVIKGDQSCIAVAAASVIAKVHRDRMMAELGAASEDCSDFAFDANAGYPSPVHRAALEERGPTAHHRLSWSYLDGLPRWQHLKKVRISAEAAALESGGQLGFEF; encoded by the coding sequence ATGCCGTACGAAGCACCCACGCATACCGTCGAGCGCTCGATCCGCGCTACCACCGGTGCCAGGACCGTCGCCGGTGTCGATGAGGTCGGACGCGGGGCGTGGGCCGGACCCGTCACCGTATGCGCGGCGATCACCGGCCTGCGGCGACCGCCCGAAGGTCTCACCGATTCCAAGCTGTTGACCCCGCGGCGCCGCGCCGAGCTCGACCCCGTGCTGCGGAGCTGGGTCACCGCCTACGCCCTGGGCGACGCCTCGCCGCAGGAGATCGACGACCTCGGAATGACCGCCGCTCTCCGGCTCGCCGCCGTGCGCGCCCTGGAAGGGCTGCCGGTCCGTCCCGACGCGGTGATACTCGACGGCAAGCACGACTACCTGGGCGTTCCCTGGAAGGTCCGCACCGTGATCAAGGGCGATCAGTCCTGTATCGCGGTCGCGGCGGCCTCGGTGATCGCCAAGGTGCACCGCGACCGGATGATGGCCGAGCTCGGTGCCGCGTCCGAGGACTGCAGCGACTTCGCCTTCGACGCCAACGCGGGGTATCCCTCGCCCGTGCACCGGGCCGCGCTGGAGGAGCGGGGGCCCACGGCCCACCACCGCCTCTCCTGGTCGTACCTGGACGGGCTGCCCCGGTGGCAGCACCTGAAGAAGGTCCGTATTTCCGCCGAGGCGGCCGCACTCGAAAGCGGGGGCCAGCTCGGCTTCGAATTCTGA
- a CDS encoding RecQ family ATP-dependent DNA helicase, with the protein MTNADRAALRASADSVLARLVGDDSGTAVLREDQWVAIEALVADKRRALVVQRTGWGKSAVYFVATSLLRAQGSGPTVIVSPLLALMRNQVAAAARAGISARTINSSNTEEWESVQAEVAAGEVDVLLVSPERLNNPDFRDQVLPKLAAATGLLVVDEAHCISDWGHDFRPDYRRLRTMLADLPAGVPVLATTATANARVTADVAEQLGTGAGTDALVLRGPLDRESLSLSVLRLPNAAHRLAWLGDHLGELPGSGIIYTLTVAAAEEVTAYLRQNGHAVASYTGRTENADRQQAEDDLLANRVKALVATSALGMGFDKPDLGFVVHLGSPSSPIAYYQQVGRAGRGVAHAEVLLLPGKEDEAIWQYFASVAFPPEEQVRRTLDALARAERPVSLPALEPLVDLRRTRLETMLKVLDVDGAVKRVKGGWISTGAPWVYDAERYAWVARQREAEQQAMRDYASTTACRMEFLRLRLDDEEAAPCGRCDNCAGARFDDKVSTAALDGARHELGRPGVEVDPRKMWPTGLPAVGIDLKGRIPAGELSFAGRALGRLSDIGWGNRLRPMLAAQAQDAPVPDDVTDAVVTVLADWAKGPGGWASGSADAAPRPVGVVTVASRRRPQLVESLGRRISEIGRMPLLGTVSYAPGSDEVRMSQTNSAQRVRALHETLVVEPDLAAALAAADGPVLLVDDLSDTGWTLAVAGRLLRRAGAQGVFPLVLAVQG; encoded by the coding sequence ATGACCAACGCAGACCGTGCAGCGCTCAGGGCTTCGGCCGATTCCGTCCTCGCCCGCCTGGTGGGCGACGACAGCGGTACGGCCGTGCTGCGCGAGGACCAGTGGGTGGCCATCGAGGCGCTCGTCGCCGACAAACGCCGAGCTCTGGTCGTGCAGCGCACCGGCTGGGGCAAGTCCGCCGTCTACTTCGTGGCGACCTCGCTGCTCCGCGCCCAGGGCAGCGGCCCGACCGTGATCGTCTCACCGCTGCTGGCGCTGATGCGCAACCAGGTCGCGGCGGCGGCCCGGGCCGGGATCAGCGCCCGCACGATCAATTCGTCCAACACCGAGGAGTGGGAGAGCGTCCAGGCCGAGGTGGCGGCGGGCGAGGTCGACGTCCTGCTGGTGAGCCCCGAGCGGCTCAACAACCCGGACTTCCGCGACCAGGTGCTGCCGAAGCTGGCGGCGGCGACCGGGCTCCTGGTGGTCGACGAGGCCCACTGCATCTCCGACTGGGGGCACGACTTCCGGCCCGACTACCGGCGGCTGCGGACGATGCTCGCCGATCTGCCGGCCGGCGTCCCGGTGCTCGCCACCACCGCCACGGCCAACGCCCGGGTGACGGCGGACGTCGCGGAGCAGCTGGGCACCGGCGCCGGCACGGACGCGCTGGTCCTGCGGGGGCCGCTCGACCGCGAAAGCCTGAGCCTGAGCGTGCTCCGACTCCCCAACGCGGCACACCGGCTGGCCTGGCTGGGCGACCATCTCGGCGAGCTTCCCGGCTCCGGGATCATCTACACGCTGACCGTGGCGGCGGCCGAGGAGGTCACCGCCTATCTGCGCCAGAACGGGCACGCGGTGGCCTCGTACACCGGGCGGACCGAGAACGCCGACCGGCAGCAGGCCGAGGACGATCTCCTGGCGAACCGGGTCAAGGCCCTGGTCGCCACGTCCGCGCTGGGCATGGGGTTCGACAAGCCCGACCTCGGCTTCGTCGTGCACCTGGGCTCGCCCTCCTCCCCCATCGCCTACTACCAGCAGGTCGGGCGTGCGGGGCGCGGTGTGGCGCACGCCGAGGTGCTGCTGCTCCCCGGCAAAGAGGACGAGGCGATCTGGCAGTATTTCGCCTCCGTCGCCTTCCCGCCCGAGGAGCAGGTGCGGCGCACCCTGGACGCGCTGGCCCGGGCGGAGCGGCCGGTCTCGCTCCCCGCCCTGGAGCCCTTGGTCGATCTGCGCCGGACCCGGCTGGAGACGATGCTCAAGGTGCTGGACGTCGACGGTGCGGTGAAGCGCGTCAAGGGCGGCTGGATCTCCACGGGCGCTCCTTGGGTCTACGACGCCGAGCGTTACGCCTGGGTCGCCCGGCAGCGGGAGGCCGAACAGCAGGCCATGCGCGACTACGCCTCGACGACGGCGTGCCGGATGGAGTTCCTGCGGCTGCGTCTGGACGACGAGGAGGCGGCGCCCTGCGGGCGCTGTGACAACTGCGCGGGCGCGCGCTTCGACGACAAGGTCTCCACCGCCGCCCTGGACGGGGCCCGCCACGAGCTGGGGCGGCCCGGTGTGGAGGTGGATCCCCGCAAGATGTGGCCCACCGGCCTGCCCGCGGTGGGGATCGATCTCAAGGGGCGTATCCCCGCGGGCGAACTGTCCTTCGCCGGCCGGGCGCTGGGCCGGCTCTCCGACATCGGCTGGGGCAACCGGCTGCGCCCGATGCTGGCGGCGCAGGCCCAGGACGCTCCGGTGCCGGACGATGTCACGGACGCCGTGGTCACCGTGCTCGCCGACTGGGCGAAGGGGCCGGGCGGTTGGGCCTCCGGCTCGGCGGACGCGGCTCCCCGGCCGGTCGGTGTGGTGACCGTCGCCTCACGCCGCAGGCCGCAGCTGGTCGAGTCGCTCGGCCGGCGCATCTCCGAGATCGGCCGGATGCCCCTGCTGGGGACGGTCTCCTACGCGCCGGGCTCCGATGAGGTGCGGATGTCCCAGACCAACAGCGCGCAGCGGGTGCGGGCGCTTCACGAGACCCTGGTCGTCGAGCCGGATCTGGCGGCGGCGTTGGCGGCGGCCGACGGCCCCGTTCTGCTGGTGGACGACCTGTCGGACACCGGCTGGACCCTGGCCGTGGCGGGGCGACTGCTGCGGCGGGCCGGAGCTCAGGGGGTGTTTCCGCTGGTCCTCGCGGTTCAGGGGTGA
- a CDS encoding NUDIX domain-containing protein, whose translation MPPYDPSTFPPFAVTVDLVVLTVRRHALCALVVRRGETPFQGRWALPGGFVRLDEDLGSAAARELVEETGLCAHDPAKPAVGNGAHLEQLATYGDPARDPRMRVVSVAHLALAPDLPAPRAGGDANSARWAPVEDLLHPGTGREGEQAATLAFDHARILADGVERARSKIEYSSLATAFCPPEFTVGELRRVYEAVWGVVLDPRNFHRKVTGTPGFLVPSGGTTTRQGGRPAQLFRAGAATVLNPPMLRPEV comes from the coding sequence ATGCCGCCCTACGACCCGTCGACCTTCCCGCCCTTCGCAGTCACCGTCGACCTGGTCGTGCTCACGGTGCGCCGTCACGCGCTCTGCGCGCTGGTCGTCCGTCGCGGAGAGACCCCCTTCCAGGGCCGATGGGCGCTGCCCGGTGGTTTCGTCAGGCTGGACGAGGACCTGGGCTCCGCGGCAGCGCGCGAGCTCGTCGAGGAGACCGGCCTCTGCGCGCACGATCCCGCGAAACCGGCCGTGGGCAACGGCGCGCACCTGGAGCAGCTGGCCACCTACGGCGACCCGGCGCGCGACCCCCGGATGCGGGTGGTCAGCGTCGCCCACCTCGCCCTCGCGCCGGACCTGCCCGCGCCCCGGGCCGGCGGCGACGCCAACAGTGCGCGCTGGGCGCCGGTCGAGGATCTGCTGCACCCCGGCACAGGGCGGGAGGGCGAGCAGGCGGCGACGCTGGCCTTCGACCACGCGCGGATCCTGGCCGACGGGGTGGAGCGGGCCCGCTCCAAGATCGAATACTCCTCGCTGGCCACGGCGTTCTGCCCGCCCGAGTTCACGGTCGGCGAGCTGCGCCGGGTGTACGAAGCGGTGTGGGGCGTGGTCCTCGACCCCCGCAATTTCCACCGCAAGGTCACCGGGACGCCGGGGTTCCTGGTGCCGTCCGGCGGGACGACCACGCGCCAGGGCGGACGGCCCGCGCAGCTTTTCCGAGCCGGGGCGGCCACGGTGCTCAATCCGCCGATGCTGCGCCCCGAGGTCTGA
- a CDS encoding FadR/GntR family transcriptional regulator has translation MMTAARTADSGLAGSGELDRYPYPESPAGERAAARAWGGTDSELGRASRRGSASRGRGLHGQLVQQLGQMIVSGDLGADRPLVPEEIGQRFEVSRTVVRESLRVLEAKGLVSARPNVGTRVRPVSDWNLLDPDIIEWRAFGPQRDDQRRELAELRWTIEPLAARLAAGHGRDDIQQRLADMVEIMGHATGQGDAITFSRADAEFHALLIQAAGNRMLEHLSGIVSAALHVSGGPVTGCDRPGETSLAHHARIADALASGDAGAAETAMRQLLVVHPDVERVVPAPREH, from the coding sequence ATGATGACCGCCGCCCGCACCGCCGATTCCGGCCTGGCCGGCTCGGGCGAACTCGACCGCTATCCCTATCCGGAGTCGCCGGCCGGCGAGCGTGCCGCGGCCCGGGCCTGGGGCGGCACCGATTCCGAGCTGGGACGGGCGAGCCGACGGGGCTCGGCCAGCCGGGGGCGCGGTCTCCACGGCCAACTCGTCCAGCAGCTGGGCCAGATGATCGTTTCCGGTGACCTCGGCGCGGACCGCCCCCTCGTGCCCGAGGAGATCGGCCAGCGATTCGAGGTCTCCCGCACTGTCGTCCGCGAGTCCCTGCGCGTCCTCGAAGCCAAGGGGCTGGTCAGCGCGCGTCCCAATGTGGGGACGCGGGTCCGCCCGGTCAGCGACTGGAACCTGCTGGATCCCGACATCATCGAATGGCGCGCCTTCGGACCGCAGCGGGACGACCAGCGCCGTGAGCTGGCCGAGCTCCGCTGGACCATCGAACCGCTCGCGGCCCGCCTCGCGGCCGGGCACGGCCGGGACGACATTCAGCAGCGGCTCGCCGACATGGTCGAGATCATGGGACACGCGACGGGGCAGGGGGACGCGATCACCTTCTCGCGCGCCGACGCGGAGTTCCACGCGCTGCTCATCCAGGCCGCGGGCAACCGGATGCTCGAACACCTTTCCGGCATCGTCTCCGCCGCCCTCCATGTCTCCGGCGGTCCCGTCACCGGCTGTGACCGCCCCGGCGAGACCTCGCTCGCCCACCACGCACGCATCGCCGACGCTCTGGCATCGGGCGACGCCGGGGCCGCCGAGACCGCCATGCGTCAACTGCTCGTCGTCCATCCCGACGTCGAACGAGTGGTTCCCGCGCCGCGCGAGCACTGA
- a CDS encoding ATP-binding cassette domain-containing protein, producing the protein MLQAIGLTSTPRRDAPPAVNDLTFEAPPGRVTALLGAPGSGRTTALRLMLELDAGRGVAYFRGRPLHRIAHPAREVGVLLGDVPGHPSRTARGQLRMLCAAAGVPATRADEVLEVVGLAGLGDQRLGTLSVGMDRRLGLASALLGDPHTLVLDEPADGLSPRENSWLYGLLRAHAAQGGTVLYTTGDPKEAARTADRVVTIGGGRLVADQDVADFARTRLRARVAVRTPHAARLAAVVSREARAAQRSVEVVEEASGRLTVYGSNCAEIGDTAYRHGVPVHQLADEIGDTGPADPAAGGAERGDAAAALSELPPPIRVRPARGPLRPLRYELRRSLGVRTTTMIMAAVLVVSAAMSVLLARTDGTALPRVLAAWPALLPLPPAALGAGLLGALSFGDEFRYPALAAARGTVPRRLGLLLAKLAVTAGFALLLAALTVVGGAQSLRLVYGPDLIDIPSNAFALGASWAGLTVGCAWAGLLAAGVFRVAGAGIAAVLAVPVLVVPLVQKIFAAPSARSVTGLPGRLRELAGWQLPQEADHWILAVARVVAQPVGTALTLSLSALICAYLFTSLRGKARW; encoded by the coding sequence ATGCTCCAGGCCATCGGACTCACCAGCACCCCCCGTCGCGACGCTCCGCCCGCCGTGAACGATCTGACCTTCGAAGCTCCGCCCGGCCGGGTCACGGCCCTGCTCGGCGCCCCCGGCTCGGGCAGGACGACGGCCCTGCGGCTGATGCTCGAACTGGATGCCGGGCGGGGCGTCGCCTACTTCCGGGGGCGGCCACTGCACCGCATCGCCCACCCGGCACGGGAAGTGGGCGTGCTGCTCGGCGACGTACCCGGCCATCCCTCCCGGACCGCCCGGGGGCAGCTCCGGATGCTCTGCGCGGCCGCGGGCGTGCCCGCCACCCGGGCCGACGAGGTGCTGGAGGTCGTCGGTCTCGCCGGGCTCGGGGACCAGCGGCTGGGGACCTTGTCGGTGGGGATGGACCGCCGCCTCGGCCTCGCTTCCGCGCTGCTGGGAGACCCGCACACCCTGGTCCTGGACGAACCGGCGGACGGGCTGTCCCCACGGGAGAACAGCTGGCTGTACGGGCTGCTGCGCGCCCACGCGGCCCAGGGCGGCACGGTCCTCTACACCACGGGCGACCCCAAGGAGGCGGCCCGCACCGCCGATCGCGTCGTCACCATCGGCGGCGGGCGCCTCGTCGCCGACCAGGACGTCGCCGACTTCGCCCGTACCCGGCTCCGGGCCCGCGTCGCCGTCCGCACCCCGCACGCGGCCCGGCTGGCGGCCGTGGTCAGCCGGGAGGCCCGGGCGGCGCAGCGCTCCGTCGAGGTGGTCGAGGAGGCGAGCGGCCGGCTGACGGTGTACGGCAGCAACTGCGCGGAGATCGGCGACACCGCCTACCGGCACGGCGTCCCCGTCCACCAGCTCGCGGACGAGATCGGCGACACCGGACCCGCCGACCCGGCGGCAGGGGGAGCGGAGCGGGGCGACGCGGCCGCCGCCCTGTCCGAGCTGCCGCCCCCGATCCGGGTGCGGCCCGCGCGCGGCCCGCTGCGTCCCCTCCGGTATGAACTGCGACGCTCCCTCGGTGTCCGGACAACGACCATGATCATGGCCGCCGTTCTGGTCGTGTCGGCCGCGATGTCCGTCCTGCTCGCCCGTACCGACGGCACCGCCCTTCCCCGCGTGCTCGCCGCCTGGCCCGCTCTGCTGCCGCTGCCTCCCGCCGCGCTCGGCGCGGGTCTGCTCGGGGCGCTGTCCTTCGGGGACGAGTTCCGCTATCCCGCGCTCGCCGCCGCCCGCGGCACCGTGCCCCGGCGGCTCGGGCTGCTGCTGGCCAAGCTCGCGGTGACCGCGGGCTTCGCCCTGCTGCTCGCGGCCCTCACCGTGGTGGGCGGAGCGCAGAGTCTCCGGCTCGTGTACGGACCGGACTTGATCGACATCCCTTCGAACGCCTTCGCGCTGGGCGCGAGTTGGGCAGGGCTGACGGTCGGCTGCGCCTGGGCGGGGCTGCTGGCCGCCGGCGTCTTCCGGGTGGCCGGTGCGGGTATCGCCGCGGTGCTGGCCGTACCGGTGCTCGTCGTTCCGCTGGTGCAGAAGATCTTCGCGGCGCCGTCCGCGCGTTCGGTCACCGGGCTCCCGGGCCGGCTGCGTGAACTGGCCGGGTGGCAGCTGCCACAGGAGGCGGACCACTGGATCCTCGCTGTCGCACGGGTGGTGGCGCAGCCCGTCGGGACCGCGCTCACCCTGTCGTTGTCGGCGCTGATCTGCGCGTATCTGTTCACCAGCCTTCGGGGAAAGGCGCGTTGGTGA
- a CDS encoding DUF4173 domain-containing protein translates to MSDQPSEASRPPEQSPQADPQQQPEPQPPAPTAAAAPDPSVKAAAPDQLVKDAAAADAPSRAGTPAAGAGNPWQYGAGAPGARNSTGDGVTARLRPPAPPLIRPAVLWTVLATAVLSALLLGDGLGVNLLIVAVLAALAAFFAARSAGRRLRPWTATWAVGGLALLAVPALRDAGWPTFLAVVSAFALGSLALHGSRSWLGVLIGSLGLFDSVVPGIIWGVRGIRARADGSRARWGAGLRTTAVAAVLLVVFGTLFASADAAFADLLGSLIPDVSLGDGPWRIFLFALGLAGALAAAYAAAAPVRWDGITVSPGKPRGRVEWALPLIVLNLLFAAFIALQLVVLLGGYEKVRAETGLDHAEYARQGFWQLLWATLLTLLVIALALRWAPRGGSRDRTLVRAVLGTLCVLTLVVVASALRRMDLYVDEYGLTRLRISVAAMELWLGVVLVLILAAGVFGARFLPRAIAVSAAAGVLVFGLLSPDGLIAEQNVQRFEARESAGIDIDYLKDLSADAVPALDRLPEPERSCALRIIQREVLHTDTPWYATSWGEARAKEILEKRPVQGDGRDCYRLGTDGFRDGYEPDDDGYDPY, encoded by the coding sequence ATGTCCGATCAGCCGTCCGAGGCGTCCAGACCGCCGGAGCAGTCACCGCAAGCCGACCCGCAACAGCAACCGGAACCGCAACCACCGGCGCCCACCGCGGCCGCCGCACCCGACCCGTCCGTCAAGGCCGCCGCGCCCGACCAGTTGGTCAAGGACGCCGCGGCCGCCGACGCACCGTCGCGCGCCGGCACACCGGCAGCCGGAGCCGGCAACCCCTGGCAGTACGGGGCGGGGGCACCCGGAGCCAGAAACAGTACGGGTGACGGCGTGACGGCCCGGCTTAGGCCACCCGCTCCGCCCCTGATCCGTCCCGCCGTGCTCTGGACGGTCCTGGCCACCGCCGTCCTGAGCGCGCTCCTCCTGGGCGACGGACTCGGGGTGAACCTGCTGATCGTGGCGGTGCTCGCCGCGCTGGCGGCGTTCTTCGCCGCACGGTCGGCGGGCCGCCGGCTGCGGCCCTGGACCGCGACCTGGGCGGTCGGGGGCCTCGCGCTGCTCGCCGTGCCCGCGCTCCGGGACGCGGGCTGGCCCACGTTCCTCGCCGTGGTGTCCGCCTTTGCGCTGGGCTCGCTGGCACTGCACGGCAGCCGAAGCTGGCTGGGCGTACTGATCGGCTCACTGGGCCTGTTCGACTCGGTCGTCCCCGGCATCATCTGGGGCGTGCGGGGGATACGCGCCCGGGCCGACGGCTCGCGGGCGCGCTGGGGCGCGGGCCTGCGCACCACGGCGGTGGCCGCCGTGCTGCTGGTGGTCTTCGGAACGCTCTTCGCGAGCGCGGACGCCGCCTTCGCCGATCTGCTGGGCAGCCTCATACCCGACGTCTCGCTCGGCGATGGCCCCTGGCGGATCTTCCTGTTCGCGCTCGGTCTGGCCGGTGCGCTCGCCGCCGCGTACGCCGCCGCGGCACCGGTGCGCTGGGACGGGATCACCGTGTCGCCCGGCAAGCCGCGGGGACGGGTCGAGTGGGCCCTTCCGCTGATCGTGCTCAACCTGCTCTTCGCCGCGTTCATCGCCCTCCAGCTCGTCGTCCTCCTCGGTGGCTACGAGAAGGTACGGGCGGAGACCGGGCTCGACCACGCCGAGTACGCCCGCCAGGGCTTCTGGCAGCTGCTGTGGGCGACCCTGCTCACCCTCCTCGTCATCGCCCTGGCCCTGCGCTGGGCTCCGCGAGGCGGCAGCCGGGACCGGACGCTGGTGCGCGCCGTCCTCGGCACCCTCTGCGTGCTCACCCTCGTCGTCGTCGCCTCCGCGCTGCGCCGCATGGACCTGTACGTCGACGAGTACGGCCTCACGAGGCTCCGGATATCCGTGGCCGCGATGGAACTCTGGCTCGGGGTGGTGCTGGTCCTGATCCTGGCGGCCGGGGTCTTCGGGGCCCGGTTCCTGCCCCGGGCCATCGCGGTGAGCGCGGCGGCCGGGGTCCTGGTTTTCGGGCTGCTCTCGCCGGACGGACTGATCGCCGAGCAGAACGTCCAGCGCTTCGAAGCCCGCGAGTCCGCCGGCATCGACATCGACTACCTCAAGGACCTTTCCGCCGACGCCGTACCGGCCCTGGACCGACTGCCCGAACCGGAACGCTCCTGCGCGCTGCGGATCATCCAGCGCGAGGTCCTTCACACCGACACCCCCTGGTACGCGACCAGCTGGGGAGAAGCCCGGGCGAAGGAGATCCTGGAGAAGCGCCCGGTGCAGGGCGACGGCCGGGACTGCTACCGCCTGGGCACGGACGGGTTCCGCGACGGCTACGAGCCGGACGACGACGGCTACGACCCGTACTGA
- a CDS encoding DUF4192 domain-containing protein: MNKHHESTGTPGEQQITLRGPADLADALPYLMGFYPNDSVVMVALHGGQGRFGGRLRLGIPQAPGEWGPVADQLAECLVSGSERREGRPDAIVIFLCQDSPDGSSGRLTMERLRPFAQRLRTACGALDVPVLEALCLSDGRYWSYCCPDPRCCPDQGNPLAMPGTTVMAAAATYAGVHVRGTLRDMEARLQPWRTPAAVRAQEKALDTVGPALLPKLLDERARREVAMETLGLARRLMDRIEEAQPAPPALSDAGDDQLIGSDEAAAVILGLQDRETRDKAAAWMEGPEAQSALRLWRTLARRCVGPYKEHAAAPLTLAGWVSWSTGDEPGARVALSLALRADPDYTFAQLLHRACNEGLDPEALRRCLREAAGADEERPGADAEAGEAVVGSGTDRGATPLHVRKVRPLPDGGRRRGRALRPPGAGRRKASPGSTRPRVPAAGRRTHEARRYGRRGSRARRHD; this comes from the coding sequence ATGAACAAGCACCACGAATCCACCGGCACCCCCGGGGAGCAGCAGATCACCCTGCGCGGCCCCGCCGACCTCGCCGACGCCCTCCCGTATCTCATGGGCTTCTACCCCAACGACAGCGTCGTGATGGTGGCCCTGCACGGCGGCCAGGGCCGGTTCGGGGGCCGGCTCCGCCTCGGAATCCCGCAGGCGCCCGGCGAGTGGGGGCCGGTCGCCGACCAGTTGGCGGAGTGCCTGGTCTCGGGGAGCGAGCGTCGCGAAGGGCGGCCCGACGCGATCGTGATCTTCCTCTGCCAGGACTCACCGGACGGTTCGAGCGGCCGGCTGACCATGGAGCGGCTCAGGCCGTTCGCCCAACGTCTGCGCACGGCGTGCGGAGCGCTCGACGTCCCCGTCCTCGAAGCGCTCTGCCTCTCCGACGGCCGCTACTGGTCCTACTGCTGTCCCGACCCGCGGTGCTGTCCCGACCAGGGAAACCCCCTGGCCATGCCCGGTACGACGGTGATGGCCGCGGCCGCCACCTACGCGGGCGTCCATGTGCGGGGCACGCTGCGCGACATGGAGGCCCGGCTCCAGCCCTGGCGGACTCCTGCAGCCGTGCGGGCGCAGGAGAAGGCCCTGGACACGGTCGGGCCCGCGCTGCTGCCGAAGCTCCTCGACGAGCGGGCCAGGCGGGAGGTCGCGATGGAGACCCTCGGGCTGGCACGCAGGCTCATGGACCGGATCGAGGAGGCGCAGCCCGCGCCACCCGCACTCTCGGACGCCGGGGACGACCAGTTGATCGGTTCCGACGAGGCCGCCGCAGTCATCCTCGGGCTCCAGGACCGTGAGACCCGGGACAAGGCCGCCGCCTGGATGGAGGGGCCGGAAGCCCAGTCCGCCCTGCGGTTGTGGCGGACGCTGGCACGGCGCTGCGTCGGACCGTACAAGGAGCACGCCGCAGCTCCGCTCACCCTGGCCGGCTGGGTCTCCTGGTCCACGGGTGACGAGCCCGGCGCCCGGGTTGCCCTGTCGCTGGCACTGCGCGCCGATCCGGACTACACGTTCGCCCAACTGCTGCACCGGGCCTGCAACGAAGGGCTCGATCCGGAGGCCCTGCGCCGTTGTCTGCGGGAGGCGGCCGGCGCCGACGAGGAGCGGCCGGGCGCCGATGCCGAAGCGGGGGAGGCGGTGGTGGGGTCCGGCACCGACCGGGGCGCCACCCCTCTCCACGTCCGCAAGGTCCGCCCGCTGCCCGACGGCGGGCGGCGGCGGGGGCGCGCTCTCCGGCCTCCGGGCGCCGGGCGGCGGAAGGCGTCACCCGGCTCGACCCGCCCCCGGGTCCCGGCGGCCGGGCGGCGGACGCACGAGGCCCGGCGGTACGGCCGACGCGGCAGCAGGGCGCGGCGGCATGACTGA